Sequence from the Melanotaenia boesemani isolate fMelBoe1 chromosome 21, fMelBoe1.pri, whole genome shotgun sequence genome:
TCCGGGTCATCCTGAGTATGGTATAGAACATGATCAAATTACGTACTGTTTATCTCTGGGAATGACTTGGCAAAGAATAGCTGAATGCTTTGGAATCAGCAGGAGGACATTGTACAGGCACAGGCAACAACTTCAAATTGGGCCACTAACCTATACGGAGATGATGAAGAATTGGCAAACATTGTAAGAGAGATCCTTCAAACTACCCCAAATGCAGGTGAATGGTATGTGTTAGGAGGTCTTCGATCCCGCAATATCAGAATGTAGCACCGGCGTGTGGGACGTTGTCTGTAACAGCTTGATCCAATTGGACGGGCCTTCCAACGCCACCATGCAATTCGTCGAAGAATTTACAATGTTCAAACTCCAAATCAGTTATGGTAAGTATTTTGTAATATTTCAAAAAGTTTGTTACTTTGACAATGGAATAAATTGTTATGGCAGTAGTAAATAAGGCACAGATGTTCTACTAAAGTAAAGATCACAATGTACAAATACACTAtccaaattcaaaataaaaaagtactcAGGTATGAGCACAAGTTATGCAGTAGTAAAATACTCATGTTCAGTATAAAAAGAATATTAAGAAAAGTAGGCTACAAAGACCAAAGTTGTGCTAACAGCAATACTTTAATACAAGTATTTAACACACAGCAGCAAACTAGTATAAATACACAAAggacaaagaacaaaaataataaagtctttcttttaaatcttaaaaGTAGTTGGAACCATGTATTTCTTTCATAAATTTAGCctgattttcacattttattctgtttctcaCTTTTCATTGCGTACCCTTACCTCGCAAGCAAAAGGATATAAACACACTACACAAGACTGAAAGATTATCTCATGAGCCAAGCATCTGTTAATAAAGCAGGTACTACACAGGTCAGAAAAATCaccaagtatttttttttttttttcatttcaaaactgtttagttttttaaaccTAAAATCACTGTACAGCAAATATATTCTAAAATGCTTTCTAATCCAATTgtgaaactttaaaatatttctacaaAAATGCACAAGGCTGGCATTTAGAACCAGATTAAAATAGGAATTAATGAATTGTAGCGATTACTTTCAAATATGGTAAACAAAAGGTTTAGACTCTTGATATTCAGAGACAGGTTGGGATGactcaaaatgaaaatgaaaataaatgatgaaaagtaaaaaaaaaaaaaaaaaaaaaaacttgagtgGAATACATAGTatcaagcattaaaaaaaaaagaataaataaattaaattaaaaaaatccccATAATAATTGTACCCATGTTTTAATGGACTAGGATATGAACATGCTGTATAAGATTATAGCTTTGTAATTTGTCTTGCAGAGTTGCAGGGCAATAGCCTGTTTTCTGAAGTCTGCAAACATTGGACAACAGTGCAAATTGAAGTAAAATTAATTGTGACGCTTCTCCTTACAGGCACATCGATGGAAACCACAAATTGGTTGGATGGAGAATGGTTTGTCATAGCTGTGTTGATGGCTTCAGTCGGACGATCATATACTTGCAGTGTCTTAACAACAACAGAGAATCTTCTGCTAGAATTGTTCCATACAGGAATTGACAGTTTTGGACTGCCCCTTGGGGTAAGCTGTGACCATGGCATGGAGAACACAGAAGTTGCTCGGTATATGATGAAGAGACGGGGCTTGAACAGAGGCACAGTGTCCACAACCAGAGGATTGAACGTCTGTGGGCAGAGCTAAATGGAATCGTTTCATTCCACTTCAAAAACCTCTTTAGTTTCATGGAAAATGAAGGCATACTAGATTCTACTGATGAACTACATTTGTTTTGCATATACTACATCTACCTACCAAGAGTACAGAGGGCAATTGCAGAATTCCGAAATCAGTGGAACCACCATGGATTATCTACACAGGGAGGACAAACACCTCTGCAGCTGTGGCAGAGGGGGGTTCTTAACGGTATCAGTACTAGTGCAATTCAGGACATTTTTGCAGGAAATGGGAACTTGGAAATCAATGAGGACACACCTCTACAAGTAGAGACTGAAAACAATATTGTTATTCCAGTTAATGAATTTAATGTAAATCCAacagttatgaacagaattcaAGACACTGTAGACCCACTGAGAGAGGACTGAAACCATggtatattgttatttttaggCCTGGTAAATTTTCTAAAACAACAGTAACTGAATAAGTCGTTAATGGACTAAAACAttgtggcattttttttaaacagtttggcTGACATACTGATAAACAATCTGTCTTAAGAAATTACGGaacaaacatttgtttgttCCGTAAACATTTCTTCAGAACCACTGTATGTAAcggaaaacaaaatctaaatgcACTGAttgtgaaacataaaaaagcaaaaaagacaATATGAATCTTCTGCTTATTGCTTTAAATAGCAACATTGTGgtaaattttattttgcatgaaaatcaagatgtttctgtttgtagtaaagtaaaaaaaacaagtacttgtacatattattttacattattctcTTCCAAAATCTTGTGAGTTACCTAATGCAAAGTCCATACTCTCTCTGAAATCCTCATATGTGGCAGTGGCAACTTAAGGCAATTGATGCAAGTGGTTGCCATAGGCAAATGGCGTCCAGGGGTGACTGAGTGATGCTAGAAATCAATTGATGGCCGAGGGAAAAAGCCGACCGGTGGGATGACACTTCACCCGTCGCAAAAGTCAGGATTTTGCCAAGTTttgatggtgtttgtttgttctacaacaaaaaacaaagacaagtttaagctttcttttttttttttaatcactggaTTTATATAGTTGAAAATGGtagcaaaaataattttttatggtaaaaataaatataataaagtaaaCTGTTTAACAGAGCTGCTCATCATTTTCAGATCAGCTGGGGGTTAGGTGTTGCTGAATCATTCAGCACTGCAGAAAATCGGATCTAAGCCATAAATTGGGATAGTCTTTTGTTTGTTCAACATAGAAACTCCCAAACAGTGTTAACTATAGTAAAACATTCAGAATATTAAAAAGCTCATGAACATGACTGGAAAAGGTTCAtttaagaggaagaaaaataaaatggtagagagtgttttttttgttgttgttgttgttgttgttgttttacctttttaacctttttataaAGATCTGCATCAGCTATATCTTCCAACACAGGCTTCACTGAGGAACATCCACCAACTAGACGAGAATACAACGTTGGTGAAATGAATCCTGGAGGAGGACCACCATTGACAAGACTTACAGCCATAGCCCGCCCAGCAATAAAATATCGATCTTCTCTCAGAGCTAAAGCACACATGGCATGGAAGACAAAACAGAGGATCAGCAGAAATAGTAGAAATCAATAGAATGGTAGAAAAGCCAGAGAAAAACTGaggttgggaaaaaaaaatatgacaaaaatatttaaatgaaaacaaaatataccGAAACTGTCCAAAGCCAAGTTCAGTTTGCCATCTCATCCTTCACACATTGGTGACTGTGCAAGAGCTTCCAAAAGCAAACGCAAGAATTCTCTTCTAGGGCCACCAAGGTCCACAGCCTCTTCGTCCATTCCCAAGTCATCTGAAAACTTACATGGGATTATAGGATAGTCGTTTGAAGCCTCGTTGAGCACCATCCAGTACCGAAGACCTGTTAATGTTGAATCTGCATCTTTGGTTAGTGTTATTTTGGGATGCCAGACTGAGAAGGACTTCCTGTGCTGACTTCATGTTTGGCTGTTCAGATGCCCTGttgaaaggttaaaaaaaatgttagtgtTTGAATACATGCTAAATGTGAGCATGTTTGCTCTTCTGTCTTGTGCGGATATAAGCATACAGTAATTTGCAAGTCTTGCCACAAtgctaatttatttacattttgcttcAGAGAAGTCAGACTTTGTTGCAAAACTAATGTGGTCTTGTagttctccatctttctgaaggtcatttttctctgaacattttttttctttttccaacattttcatTCTAGTCTTCCTATCTGATCACTTtcagagaaatgtgttttatttgttaagcCACTCAACTATGACCTATGAATCTTTCAAGCTGCAAAGAGACTCCTAACCTATCCTAGAGGGATGAACTAGAGTTGCTTGGACACATAATAGACAACTTAGCAGAGAagcagtttaaactggatcttcatagtcttttttttttttttttttttttttttacaggcagccattaaataaattaaatgaaaacaaaaataatttcagtcACTACTGTCATGTCATTTTTTACCATTTGCAGACTGTTTCCCTTGTATTTTTTATTGGTTCTGACTATTTATCTTTAGGTGCTTACTTCAGAAATTCATATTATGGAGAGGGTGATTTGTGAGGTTTGCAACAAATAAATGGCAGTCAAAGTTGCCTGTGTCGAGTCTATAACACAGTAACCAGTTACACATGACTCTCGAGACTGGCCATTATTGGCTAGACTGCTTCTCCAAGCCAGTGACAATGGATGTATGTGATGCTACAGAGGGATGGTCTGCTCAGATCATCACCAGTTGCTTGGTGCATCAGTGGAGTCTGGTTACGTCTGGTCTGGAGATCACTGGTTGCTTTCTGTGTTGCCAAAAGCGGAGTAGCTGTGGTACTTCTGGTCAAAGGATAACTGGAAATTTGTGTTGATGCAGTCTGGTTTCTTCTGGACCTTGTAATCATATAGTCACTTGTCTGACTTTGAGTGTTAGTCCCCTGGTCATTAGATGCAGATGTCATGTCAAGCTCCACACAGCTGTCCTCCGAGTCTGTGCTGTCAAGCTAAAGCAAAACAAACGTGCATTTAGAAGATATTGGGGTGTCCATGAAATCAATGAATCCACGAAACCAATCCATGAAACCTATTATACTAAAATTGTGATTTGCAGTCTAAATTGAATGTTTATGATAGTTTACCGTAAAAGGAAGACCACTTGATGGCTTAATATACACTACCTTCGATTTGAATACCTTGTGAATCATAAAGCCATTCAGTTCCGGGCCTTCATGTAACTTTGGTGAAACAAGTTTGTTTCCACATGACATCAACAGTATACtgaaaaacatagaaaaaaaagaatttcaaaaTATGTCTTCATCAACAAATTAGCTTCAGTGTATGTTGCATCTTTAGTAAACTACCAATATCATACCTGAAATCCTCAGGAATTCTATCCTTGAATGCTTTATTTATCTCTGTCTTGCAGTCCCATGCTTTTCTCATTTCAAAGGCACTTAAAATGTAGCCACTTTCATgaagttttctctttgttttatgtttgcacACTTTATCCCATGCAGGATCGGGCAAGAGTACTACATCCTTGTTGAAGGTAGGATGATTTGGAAGGGCACTCCTAAAAAGGAGAACCATTTAATCATTTGTTTGGATTTATCAGCATTATGCAACAAACGGTCCTGTTATAATGGATAATATCTATAATTTAATTCTCACTCTTGTACTTCATTTTGTCTCAGCCAAACTTCAGCTCTGCACCTACCAATAGGGTTAGGTTAGGCTAGAATTCTCTATTTTAATTATATCTGCTCCGTCTCCTTATCTTGGTTtcccagacaaaaaaaaaccgGTAAAAAAGCAGCACTGTAACTTCTCTTACTCAAGGGTTCGACTCTATGATTGCCTTATATTTGAGCAATGTGAGTTCTGCATTCtgatttcaacatttttctcttgaCACTTTCAGCAGCTTTTTACAGTTTGCAGATGAGGAAAAGACACACTTTTGGATATCTTCCACGAGAACAACACAATGGATTGGATGATCACAGCTATACTTTCCATGTCAGGTAAGTCAATATTTTTCAGCTGTCATTTGTATTTGCATCCTGCCAAAAGCAAAAatacattcattaaaaataacaataagtgGTAAACTGTTcgaaaaaaaagttcttaagATTTATGACATATAAGCTATAAGTTGGTGATTGAAACTCTGCTTCTTGTTGGTGAGTCTGACACGTTTTCTGAGCTTCTTTCTCCAGACTGTGTACACTTATCCTGGAACTACGGGGAAAGATGGAGGCTAGcttctgcttttaaattagACTTTAGTTATTCTCTGAATCCTTCTTTAGTTCTGAGTTGCAACTGTTGGAGCTGCTGTGGTGTACCGTCCAACAACATCCAACAACATCCAACAACATCCAACAATGATTTTATCTATAATTATGCTTTCTATGTCTATATTTTAACTAATGTTAAAATATGACTGTCCATCAATTGTTGGTGATGTTAACATATCTCACAGAGGAATTAACCATCCAGCAGTGAGTGTAAAGGTGATATAGGCTTGATAATAACAGGGATAGAAGATAATCTGAGACTGAattgtaaagtaaaataaagcagTTTGATAAAAATACAAACTCCAGTCAGATAAATATGTTCCgatgaaaaaatttaaaaaagttaagagctgtaacatgttgtagactcttaatcagagaacagccagagctgttagttaaagtatttaaaaagacACTTAAACTTCAGCTCTGTTCATTTtgggccagggatattttcgatttctttctttcttttatttttattaattaatccAGTTTCTTTAAccatattatttttataatttggtATTTTCCAATTATGAAACAATGAAACAATCTTTCCACCAGAAACACCCAAAACCAACAGTTAATTTACACGtctgaaataataaatattagatTTGAAATTTATACAATAACATTCGCCAAAACCCACATCATGACTTTAGATTAGATAAATCGTGTGgatgtttcttcttcattcctcAGTGTtaaaagctgcactttgtttCAACATTGACCCTCTGGCTTGGAAGTCCCTGCAGaatcctgctgcaggttttggcTACCAGGTGGTGCAAAGACGATCAGAGTGAGTCAGAACATACATCATAGTATAACGGCTGCCTTGTCTGCTTCTTTGTCTCCCCACCACCAACTTACAACTCTataaatatttcagaatagtaagcAGATAACCATGTTtcttaacagaaaaatatggcTCACTGTTCACCAGTGTTCGGTAGTATACGTGTATCGCGTCAAATTTTTGTCAAAACCAGGgagagcaaaataaacatgctcGCGCGCAGATTACACTACCATCGCGCAGAAATTCATTTACCGAGAGGACAAAAGATCCTCTCGCGTGACAGACGACCAACTCCCGCGCGCGTGTGGAAGGCCTCGCGCGCGCATTTTACGTTCCGAGCGCGCGAAGCTGGATCAGACGCGCGCGCGTTTCTGTCATGCCGCCCCCGCTTGAGGATGGCTGCGCTCTCGCCAGCGTCTCTGCCCTCGCGGTGACGTTTTCCTCGCGCggatcaaaatgtgttttgacacaTGGGGCGGGACAAATCTCCATTCTATAAGCCTTCTCCTGATTGGTCCGCGTACACAGGAAGTTGTGTCAGGAAGACCTTGACTGACAAGACGGCTGGAGCCGGGACAGTTGCGGTGGTTTTGGCATTTTGGCAACGATACTTTGCTTGAGGTAAGTGGAATTCACAGCAGTTCTTCCCGAAAAGTACGGATACTCCTCAGTAAACTATGCCGTTTTCGAATTAACAATTCTACAAGGACAAAAATCAATTCGATAACTTAGAATTGCTTAGGAATATGTAGTTAGCACGAGTAAAATATGTCAATAGACCAAGGTACTTTTTGACAGTTTGTTTTCCTGGTATAAAAGGCACttgcagaaaccaaaaacagactGGTTTTTTAGATAATTCTAAGTTATCGAATTGATTTTTGTCCTTGTAGAATTGTTAATTCGAAAACGGCATAGTTTACTGAGGAGTATCCGTACTTTTCGGGAAGAACTGCTGTGAATTCCACTTACCTCAAGCAAAGTATCGTTGCCAAAATGCCAAAACCACCGCAACTGTCCCGGCTCCAGCCGTCTTGTCAGTCAAGGTCTTCCTGACACAACTTCCTGTGTACGCGGACCAATCAGGAGAAGGCTTATAGAATGGAGATTTGTCCCGCCCCAtgtgtcaaaacacattttgatccGCGCGAGGAAAACGTCACCGCGAGGGCAGAGACGCTGGCGAGAGCGCAGCCATCCTCAAGCGGGGGCGGCATGACAGAAACGCGCGCGCGTCTGATCCAGCTTCGCGCGCTCGGAACGTAAAATGCGCGCGCGAGGCCTTCCACACGCGCGCGGGAGTTGGTCGTCTGTCACGCGAGAGGATCTTTTGTCCTCTCGGTAAATGAATTTCTGCGCGATGGTAGTGTAATCTGCGCGCgagcatgtttattttgctctcCCTGGTTTTGACAAAAATTTGACGCGATATACGTGCTACTCTAACACAGTTAGTGTCACCCTATGGTGTGTTTGTCCGTTACTtgttaaattaatacatttcttccagcagctgtgagcttcttCCTGCTTGCAGCAGTGATGTAGCATGCTATGGGTAGTGTTGCAAAGtccatttgtttttctgtgacacTGCTTGTAAATATCATCTGATGTGGgattttgggcttgttttcttaaGTGTAGTTGCCTTGAGAAaccctcctgattctctcacagcggGGGTGGTACACCAGAAAGGAGGTTTAACAAATCCTGGGATAAAGCCTGTGCTTGAGGTTGTTAAATCC
This genomic interval carries:
- the LOC121632819 gene encoding uncharacterized protein LOC121632819, encoding MVLLFRSALPNHPTFNKDVVLLPDPAWDKVCKHKTKRKLHESGYILSAFEMRKAWDCKTEINKAFKDRIPEDFSILLMSCGNKLVSPKLHEGPELNGFMIHKLDSTDSEDSCVELDMTSASNDQGTNTQSQTSDYMITRSRRNQTASTQISSYPLTRSTTATPLLATQKATSDLQTRRNQTPLMHQATGDDLSRPSLCSITYIHCHWLGEAV